The DNA sequence CTCGTTATCGATACAGTCGGGAATTAGACCCAATTGTGGGGGTTTCTTTCACAGGTTTGTTTGACTTTTTTGTGAAAGCTTTTGGTGTTGATTGGTTACATTGGTGGACGGAAGGAAGACCGGAAACTGAGCAAGGATTGAAGTTTAAAGAACAGGAAGCGGAGTACTTAAATCGGTGGCGAGAAACTGTGCATCGGGTGGTTTGGGATTATTGCGATCGCCATAATCTCAAGCGCCCAAATCGTTGTACTACGGTTCAACCTTCGGGAACCAAATCATTACTAACTGGCGCATCTCCGGGATGGCACCCCCCAAAAGCACAGCGATTTATTCGCCGGATTACTTTTAGGAAAAATGACCCTGTAGCCCTTGCTTGTATTGACTACGGTTACAATGTAATTCCGGCTCAATCTGACAAAGATGAAAATGGGAATTTGTTAAACGATCCCTTCGATCCTCGGTGTTCAGAATGGTTGGTAGAAATTCCAGTTTCTGTACTTTGGGCTGATTTACCTGGTGCTGATGAAATTGATATCAGTAGGTTTTCAGCATTAGCACAAATGGATTTTTATATGCAAGTTCAAAAACATTATGTGCGACACAATACCAGCGCGACTATTGAGTTGCGAGAAAATGAAATCGAAGCTTTAGGTACGCGAATTTACGAGGCGATTCGTGATGATGAAGGTTACATTTCGGCGGCACTTTTAGCCAGATTTGATGACTTACAAACTTTCCCCAGGTTGCCCTTTGAACCGATTTCTAAAGAGAAGTATGAACAATTAATGAACGAAGTGAAATCGCGGCGGAAAACTGACAATTTCTATACAGCTTTGAGTCAATATGATTTGGGTGAAATGTCAGAAGCAGGGCCAGCAGGTTGTGATTCTGATAAGTGCATGATGCCAGAACAGAAGCCAGATTAGCTACCTAGAGGCGGAGAAAACGTTACAATCCCAAATGAAGCAAACCCACAAGTTACAAATTAAGGAAACTTCCCATGTTTCTCGATGAACTCACCCCTGTGTTTAAAGAAATGATCCAAAACCCAGTTTCCTTTATGGGTGGATTTCTGTCTGGAATTCTTCGCCTCAGCTTGAATGATGACCCTGTGAAAAGCTGGTTAGATCAACAATCTGGTGTGACTACGCCTAGTTCCAGCACCAGTGAAGGGAACAACGGCAGAAGCAGTGGGCCACAAACAATTTCGATCGAGTGAACTACCCACACTTCCCCGTAGGGTAAGTGTGGGCTTCCTGCCCAACAGAAAGCGCAGTAGTGGATTTCTTACGTCCTCCCTTACTGCGTCTTACATCTGGACAACAGGCTTTGTCCCCCGTTCCAGAGGTCAAAATTCGTAGTCCTTCATTCCGAAGGTTAATACTAGCGTTAATGTCCCGATCATGCTTGGTTTGGCATTTTTTGCAAGTCCAAAATCTCACATCAAGAGGTAAATTACCAACTTGATTAAGACAGACATGACAGGTTTTTGAACTGGGAAAAAATCTATCCACTTCTAAATAAACCTTCCCTTCTGCTTCTGCCTTGTATTTGAGCATCGTGCAGAATGTTCCCCATCCGACTTGGTGAATGGATTTAGCAAGTTTATGATTCTGCATCATGCCTTTAACATTAAGATTTTCCACAATCACAACTTGGTTTTCGTTAACTATCCTACGAGATAGCTTGTGGAGAAAATCTTCGCGGCAATTGGTGATTTTCCTGTGAACTCTAGCAACTTTTTTCCGGGCTCTAATCCGATTATTAGAGCCTTTTTGTTTTCTAGATAATTGCTGTTGTTTTGTTTTTAAATTCTGTTCATACTTGTTAAGTATTCTCGGATTGTCAAACTTAGAGCCATCGCTAGTAACAGCGAAGTGAGTCAAGCCCAAATCAATCCCAATTGCTTTTCCTTCTGTATTTATAGGAGGTTGATCTTTGCCATCTTCAAAAAGGATGGATGCAAAGTATTGATTGGCACAATTTTTGGATACGGTTACTGTTTTAACTTTTCCCTCAATCGGTCGATGAATGACTGCCGATATATTTCCTATTTTAGGGAGAGTTAAATAGTTGTCAGCCACCTTGACATTTTGAGGGTACTGTATTGATTGTTTGCCATGTTTGGATTTGAATCTGGGATATTTAGCTCGTCTTTCAAAGAAGTTATTAAAGGCTACTCCCAGATTCAAGCAAGCTTGCTGCAAACATTGCGAGTAAGTTTGCGATAGCCATTGATGCTCTTTCTTTAACTGGGGGATTATCTTTTTAACTTCATATCCAGATAGTCCTTTACCAGTTTCTTGGTATGTTTGATTCATCAAATTCAAGCAAT is a window from the Phormidium ambiguum IAM M-71 genome containing:
- a CDS encoding RNA-guided endonuclease InsQ/TnpB family protein, coding for MFQVVKVRLYPDIQQQQSLAQAFGSCRWLWNYCLNLMNQTYQETGKGLSGYEVKKIIPQLKKEHQWLSQTYSQCLQQACLNLGVAFNNFFERRAKYPRFKSKHGKQSIQYPQNVKVADNYLTLPKIGNISAVIHRPIEGKVKTVTVSKNCANQYFASILFEDGKDQPPINTEGKAIGIDLGLTHFAVTSDGSKFDNPRILNKYEQNLKTKQQQLSRKQKGSNNRIRARKKVARVHRKITNCREDFLHKLSRRIVNENQVVIVENLNVKGMMQNHKLAKSIHQVGWGTFCTMLKYKAEAEGKVYLEVDRFFPSSKTCHVCLNQVGNLPLDVRFWTCKKCQTKHDRDINASINLRNEGLRILTSGTGDKACCPDVRRSKGGRKKSTTALSVGQEAHTYPTGKCG